The window TCGGCGGCAAGGCCGCTTGCGAGCACGGTCTCCTCGATCTCCTGCGGCGAGATGCGGTTGCCCGCGCTCTTGATCATCGCATCGCGGCGGCCCGCGAAATATAGCAGCCCGTCCGCATCGCGGCGCACGCGGTCGCCTGAAAACACCGCCATCCCGCCATAGCGCGAGGCCGCGGGCGCGGGTTTGAAGCGTTCGGCAGTGCGCGCTGCATCCTGCCAATAGCCTTGCGCCACCAGCGGCCCGCAATGCACCAGTTCGCCTTCCTCGCCGTCTGCAACGATGTCTCCGGTCTCGTCGACCACGAGGATTTCGGCAAAGGGGATCGCTGTGCCCATCGACGTGGGGTGCGCGTCGACCAGCGAAGGATCGAGATAGGTCGAGCGGAACGCCTCGGTCAGGCCATACATCGGAAATAGCCGCGCATCGGGAAACATTCCGCGCAAGCGCCGCACCAGTTCGAGCGTCAAGGCCCCGCCGCTGTTGGTCAGGCGGCGCAGCGATGCGCGCGCTTCGGCGGGCCAATCGGTTTCGGTCAGTTGCACCCACAAGGGCGGCACAGCGGCGAGCGTGGTCACACGGTGCCGGGCGCAGGCCTTGACCACGTCCTTGGGAAACAGGAAATCGAGCGGGGCGACGCTGCCGCCCGCATACCACGTGCTCAGAAGCTGGTTCTGCCCGTAGTCGAAAGACAGCGGCAGCACCGCGAGCGTCACGTCGTCCTCTGCCGATCCGAGATAGTGCGCCACGCTCATCGCGCCGAGCCACAGGTTCGCATGGCTCAGCATCACGCCCTTGGGCCGCCCGGTCGAGCCGCTGGTGTAAAGGATCGCGGCAAGATCCGCCGGATCGCCTGCGGAGGGGCCAAGCGTCCGCCCTGCGGACGTGGCCTGCAAAAGCGCCTCGTCTTCGCCGATCACCGCACAAGGCGCGGTCAGATCGCCCGGCTCGAGGGTGGCAAGCCGTGCGGGCGTCCCGATCAGCAAGGTCGCACCGCTGTCGGCCAGAATATGCGCGGCCTGCGCGCGTTTGAGCAGCGGGTTGATCGGCACATGCACCAGCCCCGCGCGCGCGGCGGCAAGCGGCAGGAGGCATGTAAGCTCGCCCTTGGCCGCCCAGCTTGCCACGCGCGCGCCCTTGCCGGGCACCTTGTGCGCCAACCATCCGGCAAGCATCGCGACACGCTGTCTTAACTGATTGTGGTTAAGCGTGCCCTCGCGCAAATGCAGCGCCGGCGCGCTCCCACGCCCCGCCGCCCCCGCCCGTTCGGCAAGGTGGTCAAGCGGGAAGGCAGCAGGCGTAAACAGGTGCGACATCGAGCGGAGCAATCTTCTTCAGTGATCGAAGCGCGGTATCACGATAGCGTTAACGTCTTGCAAGCCTTGACTGGCGCGCAAGGCCGCGCGTCCGTACCCGGCCCCTTCGACCGCACCGAATGGTTTGCGCTGCTGGCGCAGACGGGCCTGCTCCCGCTGGTAGTGACGGCCAGCGATAGCGGCGAAACAGCGGCGCTGGCATTGACCGAGAGCGGGGGCCGGATCGCCGGATTGCGAAACTGGTACAGCTTCATCTGGCGTGCGGCGGCGCCTGCCTCGCCGGCCGG is drawn from Erythrobacter neustonensis and contains these coding sequences:
- a CDS encoding acyl-CoA ligase (AMP-forming), exosortase A system-associated, with product MSHLFTPAAFPLDHLAERAGAAGRGSAPALHLREGTLNHNQLRQRVAMLAGWLAHKVPGKGARVASWAAKGELTCLLPLAAARAGLVHVPINPLLKRAQAAHILADSGATLLIGTPARLATLEPGDLTAPCAVIGEDEALLQATSAGRTLGPSAGDPADLAAILYTSGSTGRPKGVMLSHANLWLGAMSVAHYLGSAEDDVTLAVLPLSFDYGQNQLLSTWYAGGSVAPLDFLFPKDVVKACARHRVTTLAAVPPLWVQLTETDWPAEARASLRRLTNSGGALTLELVRRLRGMFPDARLFPMYGLTEAFRSTYLDPSLVDAHPTSMGTAIPFAEILVVDETGDIVADGEEGELVHCGPLVAQGYWQDAARTAERFKPAPAASRYGGMAVFSGDRVRRDADGLLYFAGRRDAMIKSAGNRISPQEIEETVLASGLAAEAVALGVPDARLGQAVHLVVRGDPAGGEALAQRLRRDLPNFMQPQMIHWREAMPLNPNGKIDRTALQAQLNKEHGA